In Mercenaria mercenaria strain notata chromosome 13, MADL_Memer_1, whole genome shotgun sequence, a single window of DNA contains:
- the LOC128547835 gene encoding uncharacterized protein LOC128547835: MENDGRGERIDRGKSNKRTSRSLSRERESLRDWRDSARDSPRDRRDSGHNSPTRDPQYRNPQANSSAQSTRGKSPGDRNEAFEAFDLFRTYLDSQLSQLKNEITAPTQKVARDKKVKLNKESHKIQFEFNTDILEGLEYVSKQLSQPEFLKAEVKELIDKLRHRNKLIQIADGSPGGWATVSEYEKPVLGTDSDDEKKIRQAESRAAKKVKTATSKPNRYHPYNPNPFPFMYNKPSTTSNAGVDYSLPQRTNFQLF, translated from the coding sequence ATGGAAAACGACGGGCGTGGTGAGCGCATAGACAGAGGAAAGTCAAATAAAAGAACTTCCAGAAGTTTGTCAAGGGAACGTGAAAGCCTGCGAGACTGGAGAGATTCTGCAAGAGATTCTCCACGGGATAGAAGAGACAGTGGACATAATTCACCGACTAGGGACCCTCAGTACCGCAACCCACAGGCCAACAGTTCAGCACAAAGTACTAGAGGTAAGTCCCCGGGGGATAGGAACGAAGCTTTTGAGGCGTTTGATCTTTTTAGAACGTATTTGGACTCACAGTTATCGCAGCTGAAAAACGAAATTACTGCGCCTACGCAAAAAGTAGCCAGAGATaagaaagtaaaattaaataaagaatctCACAAAATTCAGTTTGAATTTAATACAGACATTTTGGAAGGTTTAGAATATGTATCGAAGCAGCTGTCTCAACCCGAGTTTCTAAAAGCAGAGGTTAAGGAGCTTATAGATAAATTAAGACACAGAAATAAGCTGATACAGATAGCCGACGGTTCCCCCGGGGGCTGGGCCACAGTCTCTGAATATGAGAAACCGGTACTCGGTACCGATAGCGATGACGAGAAGAAAATCAGACAGGCGGAATCTAGGGCCGCCAAAAAGGTTAAGACAGCTACTTCGAAGCCGAACAGATATCATCCTTATAACCCTAATCCTTTTCCTTTCATGTACAATAAACCCTCAACTACGAGTAATGCTGGAGTGGACTACAGTTTGCCCCAACGCACCAACTTTCAGCTTTTTTGA